A DNA window from Halomicrobium mukohataei DSM 12286 contains the following coding sequences:
- a CDS encoding CDC48 family AAA ATPase codes for MSGHPSGGIELEVEGANKRDAGRGIARLPDSVRDELNVLSGDPIIVGGDRKTVVKVWPASDDGGQFVRIDADTRANAGVNIGDTVTVSNASVDDATTITVQPAKPLPGSESYEHAVRDRLVDRLVQRDEQVHVEGLGTFLVRSTSPEGSVRVADDTRVTVLPYSGDREESATASSVNPPSEDEATETADIDVNYEDIGGLDEELDQIREMIEMPLSEPERFRRLGIDPPSGVLLHGPPGTGKTLIARAVANEVDAYFDTISGPEIVSKYKGESEERLREAFERAEDNAPSILFIDEIDSIAGSRDEDADMENRVVAQLLTLMDGLEDRGRVVVIGATNRVDTIDDALRRGGRFDREIEIGVPDEPGRREILDVHTREMPIDDDIQLDDVASQTHGFVGADLATLTTEAAMTALRRESDDPDVNRADFETAMAAVEPSAMREYVAESPSVSFDDVGGLDDVKERLTEAVEWPLAYGPLFSATDTDPPSGVLLYGPPGTGKTLLARAIAGESGVNFIHVNGPELLDRYVGESEESVREMFERARQTAPSIVFLDEIDAVAGQRGESNEVSERVVSQLLTELDGITENPNLVVLAATNRRETLDDALLRPGRFEQHVEVPNPDRAARREILAVHTADKPLGDGVDLDGLAAQTEGYSGAQIEALVREASMRAIRAVADDIDPDDVAASAESVVIETADFEAALESV; via the coding sequence ATGAGTGGTCACCCGTCTGGCGGGATCGAGCTCGAAGTCGAAGGGGCCAACAAGCGCGACGCGGGGCGTGGCATCGCCCGGCTGCCGGACTCGGTCCGGGACGAACTGAACGTCCTCAGCGGCGACCCGATCATCGTCGGCGGCGACAGGAAGACCGTCGTCAAGGTCTGGCCGGCCAGCGACGACGGCGGCCAGTTCGTCAGAATCGACGCGGACACGCGGGCCAACGCCGGTGTCAACATCGGCGACACCGTGACGGTCTCGAACGCGAGCGTCGACGACGCGACGACGATCACCGTCCAGCCGGCAAAGCCCCTCCCCGGCAGCGAGTCCTACGAGCACGCCGTCCGCGACCGGCTCGTCGACCGACTCGTCCAGCGAGACGAGCAGGTCCACGTCGAGGGGCTGGGGACGTTCCTCGTACGCTCGACTTCGCCGGAAGGGTCCGTGCGCGTCGCCGACGACACCCGCGTCACAGTGTTGCCCTACAGCGGCGACCGCGAGGAGTCGGCGACCGCGTCGTCGGTAAATCCCCCGTCCGAGGACGAGGCGACCGAAACGGCCGACATCGACGTGAACTACGAGGATATCGGGGGCCTCGACGAAGAGCTCGACCAGATCCGCGAGATGATCGAGATGCCACTCTCCGAGCCCGAGCGGTTCCGTCGGCTCGGAATCGACCCGCCCAGTGGCGTCTTGCTCCACGGGCCGCCCGGCACCGGGAAGACGCTGATCGCTCGGGCCGTCGCCAACGAGGTCGACGCGTACTTCGACACGATCTCCGGCCCGGAGATCGTCTCCAAGTACAAGGGCGAATCCGAGGAGCGGCTGCGAGAGGCCTTCGAGCGCGCCGAGGACAACGCGCCGTCGATCCTCTTCATCGACGAGATCGACTCGATCGCGGGCTCTCGCGACGAGGACGCCGACATGGAGAACCGCGTCGTCGCCCAGTTGCTCACGCTGATGGACGGGCTGGAAGACCGCGGGCGGGTCGTCGTCATCGGCGCGACCAACCGCGTCGACACGATCGACGACGCCCTCCGGCGGGGCGGGCGCTTCGACCGCGAGATCGAAATCGGCGTACCAGACGAGCCGGGCCGGCGAGAGATACTCGACGTACACACCCGCGAGATGCCGATCGACGACGACATCCAACTCGACGACGTGGCGAGTCAGACCCACGGTTTCGTCGGCGCGGACCTGGCGACGCTGACCACGGAGGCCGCGATGACGGCGCTGCGACGAGAGAGCGACGACCCGGACGTGAATCGAGCCGACTTCGAGACGGCGATGGCGGCCGTCGAACCCTCGGCGATGAGAGAGTACGTCGCCGAGTCGCCGTCGGTCTCGTTCGACGACGTCGGCGGGCTCGACGACGTGAAAGAGCGGCTCACGGAGGCCGTCGAGTGGCCACTCGCCTACGGGCCGCTCTTCTCGGCGACCGACACGGATCCGCCCAGCGGCGTGCTCCTCTACGGTCCGCCGGGGACCGGCAAGACCCTGCTGGCCCGCGCGATCGCCGGAGAGAGCGGCGTCAACTTCATCCACGTCAACGGTCCCGAACTGCTCGATCGCTACGTCGGCGAGTCCGAGGAGTCGGTCAGAGAGATGTTCGAGCGAGCGCGCCAGACCGCCCCGAGCATCGTCTTCCTCGACGAGATCGACGCCGTCGCGGGCCAGCGCGGGGAGAGCAACGAGGTCTCCGAGCGCGTCGTCTCCCAGCTGCTGACCGAGCTCGACGGGATCACGGAGAACCCCAACCTCGTCGTCCTGGCGGCGACGAACCGCCGCGAGACGCTGGACGACGCGCTCTTGCGGCCGGGTCGGTTCGAGCAGCACGTCGAAGTGCCGAACCCGGACCGCGCCGCGCGTCGCGAGATCCTGGCGGTCCACACCGCCGACAAGCCCCTCGGCGACGGCGTCGATCTGGACGGGCTGGCGGCCCAGACGGAGGGGTACTCGGGAGCCCAGATCGAGGCACTCGTCCGGGAAGCCTCGATGCGAGCGATCCGAGCCGTCGCCGACGACATCGATCCCGACGACGTTGCAGCCAGCGCCGAATCGGTCGTCATCGAGACGGCCGACTTCGAGGCTGCGCTCGAATCGGTCTGA
- a CDS encoding shikimate kinase: MQGKAAAPAAGTVLNALATHRGSAFAIDEYTHATVDLFTEAEIDDDEEAIVGEIAGAPDADTRLIETCVEYVLDAHGEPEVAGAVVRTESDVPMASGLKSSSAAANATVMATLDALDGTDRMTREDMARLGVMAARDVGVTATGAFDDASASMLGGVTVTDNDADELLARDEIDWDVLVYTPPEQAFSADADVRRCEHVAPMARLVEDLALDGDYERAMTVNGLAFCAALDFDSEPLIEAMRQVEGVSLSGTGPSYVAVGPRPALEQVQVYWEQRDGNTWLTTTQTEGTHTL; this comes from the coding sequence ATGCAGGGGAAGGCTGCGGCCCCGGCGGCCGGGACGGTGCTGAACGCGCTCGCCACCCACCGCGGGTCGGCGTTCGCCATCGACGAGTACACACACGCGACGGTCGATCTGTTCACCGAGGCGGAGATCGACGACGACGAGGAGGCGATCGTCGGGGAGATCGCTGGCGCGCCCGACGCCGACACTCGCCTGATCGAGACCTGCGTCGAGTACGTCCTCGACGCTCACGGCGAACCAGAGGTGGCCGGTGCCGTCGTCAGAACCGAGAGCGACGTGCCGATGGCCTCGGGTCTCAAGAGCAGTTCGGCGGCCGCCAACGCGACCGTCATGGCGACGCTGGACGCGCTCGACGGGACCGACCGGATGACGCGAGAGGACATGGCCCGCCTCGGCGTGATGGCGGCGCGAGACGTGGGCGTCACGGCCACCGGTGCGTTCGACGACGCCTCCGCCTCGATGCTCGGGGGCGTCACCGTCACGGACAACGACGCCGACGAGCTACTGGCACGCGACGAGATCGACTGGGACGTGCTCGTCTACACGCCCCCAGAGCAGGCGTTCAGCGCCGACGCGGACGTGCGCCGCTGTGAGCACGTCGCTCCGATGGCCCGGCTAGTCGAGGACCTCGCGCTCGACGGCGACTACGAACGAGCGATGACGGTCAACGGACTGGCCTTCTGTGCGGCGCTCGACTTCGACTCGGAGCCACTCATCGAAGCGATGCGGCAGGTCGAGGGCGTCTCGCTCTCCGGCACCGGCCCGTCCTACGTCGCCGTCGGCCCACGACCCGCGCTCGAACAGGTCCAGGTCTACTGGGAGCAGCGCGACGGCAACACCTGGCTGACCACGACCCAAACGGAGGGAACCCACACACTATGA
- a CDS encoding RNA-guided endonuclease InsQ/TnpB family protein, with protein MEYRRTAVIKLDTPEGADAHLQETVEQFKYCANTASRWCWHGDDGYHVTSKAKAERGLYDQLREDTELTANLVQKGIRQAVEAVKSGVERLTNDQDTSRPTFTADTAIYDKRSATFHRDHVSLSTVDGRIGCDYILPDDADVPPTKYVTDEEYEFRRATLHRRDGDWYLHASMLKEDDTDTTTGHRTVLGVDLGVNQLAVASTGRFWSADEFNHWKREYEKRRGDLQQCGTRAAHDAIEGVEQKEDGRFEIFLHRVANEIVAEAVEHDCSHIVFEDLTDIRENVPDASWHHLWAFRRLYEYVEYKAREQGVESVQVDPRNTSKRCSTCGFTHDDNRHQESFECLKCGYKNHADYNASKNIGLQYLRRRQNADAGGVPVDVRLNRGTLNVSGEYDLPASSEA; from the coding sequence GTGGAGTACCGTCGTACTGCCGTTATCAAGCTCGACACGCCCGAAGGCGCGGATGCACACCTTCAGGAGACTGTCGAGCAATTCAAATACTGCGCCAACACCGCGAGTAGGTGGTGCTGGCACGGCGACGACGGCTACCACGTTACCTCGAAAGCAAAAGCCGAACGCGGCCTGTACGACCAGCTACGCGAGGACACCGAGTTGACCGCGAACCTCGTCCAGAAGGGGATTCGCCAAGCCGTCGAAGCCGTCAAAAGCGGCGTCGAACGGCTCACAAACGACCAAGATACGTCTCGCCCGACGTTCACTGCGGATACCGCAATCTACGACAAGCGAAGTGCCACGTTCCATCGTGACCACGTTTCGCTGTCAACAGTGGACGGACGAATCGGGTGTGACTATATCCTCCCTGACGACGCTGACGTACCACCGACGAAGTACGTCACAGACGAGGAGTACGAGTTTCGGCGGGCGACTCTCCATCGACGTGATGGCGACTGGTATCTCCATGCATCGATGCTCAAAGAGGACGACACCGACACCACGACCGGGCACAGAACAGTCCTCGGTGTGGACCTCGGTGTGAACCAGCTCGCGGTCGCTTCGACTGGTCGGTTCTGGTCGGCAGACGAGTTCAACCACTGGAAGCGAGAGTACGAGAAACGGCGTGGCGACCTCCAGCAGTGCGGGACACGGGCTGCACACGACGCGATAGAAGGAGTTGAACAGAAAGAGGACGGGCGCTTCGAGATATTCCTGCACCGTGTCGCCAACGAAATCGTCGCTGAAGCCGTCGAACACGACTGTTCGCATATCGTGTTCGAGGATCTGACCGATATTCGTGAGAACGTGCCAGACGCGTCGTGGCATCATCTGTGGGCGTTCCGTCGCCTCTATGAGTACGTCGAATACAAAGCTAGAGAGCAAGGCGTCGAATCCGTCCAAGTGGACCCACGCAACACTTCGAAGCGATGTTCGACCTGTGGGTTCACCCACGACGACAATCGCCATCAAGAGTCGTTCGAGTGTCTGAAGTGTGGGTACAAGAACCACGCGGACTACAACGCTTCCAAGAACATCGGTTTGCAGTATCTCCGGCGTCGGCAAAACGCAGATGCCGGAGGCGTACCCGTAGACGTGCGCTTGAATCGCGGGACGCTGAACGTGAGTGGAGAGTACGACCTTCCCGCCTCATCCGAGGCGTAG
- a CDS encoding DUF7128 family protein, giving the protein MVSQTERDEMTWYECEHCGLMFDDESDADQHERNCDSEEPSYIQ; this is encoded by the coding sequence ATGGTCTCTCAAACCGAGCGTGACGAGATGACCTGGTACGAGTGCGAGCACTGCGGGCTCATGTTCGACGACGAGAGCGACGCCGACCAGCACGAGCGCAACTGTGACTCGGAAGAACCGTCCTACATCCAGTAA
- the surE gene encoding 5'/3'-nucleotidase SurE, with the protein MNDEPSILLTNDDGIDSVGFRALYDALTEVGSVTAVAPNSDQSAVGRAISHEVPVHQHELGYAVEGTPTDCVVAGIESLVPETDLVVAGCNRGANLGAYVLGRSGTVSAAVEATFFDVPAIAVSMYIPVREDAAFADVEENYDSYAEATRAASYLAAHSMGAGVFEQCDYLNVNAPVADRGPAEMAITEPSRVYQMGAERNGETVTLHDRIWERMAEGDIPDPEGTDRRAVVDGKVSVSPLTAPHTTEHHEALDGLAETYDRS; encoded by the coding sequence ATGAACGACGAGCCGTCGATCCTCCTGACTAACGACGACGGGATCGACAGCGTCGGTTTCCGGGCGCTGTACGACGCACTGACCGAGGTGGGATCGGTGACGGCAGTGGCACCGAACAGCGATCAGAGCGCGGTCGGGCGCGCGATCTCACACGAAGTCCCTGTCCACCAGCACGAACTGGGCTACGCCGTCGAGGGCACGCCGACCGACTGCGTCGTCGCCGGCATCGAGTCGCTGGTCCCCGAAACGGACCTCGTCGTCGCCGGCTGCAACCGGGGTGCGAACCTCGGAGCCTACGTCCTCGGACGGTCGGGAACCGTCAGTGCCGCCGTCGAGGCGACGTTCTTCGACGTGCCCGCGATCGCCGTCTCGATGTACATTCCGGTCCGCGAGGACGCGGCCTTCGCCGATGTCGAGGAGAACTACGACAGCTACGCCGAGGCGACCCGGGCCGCGAGCTATCTCGCCGCCCACTCGATGGGCGCGGGCGTCTTCGAACAGTGTGACTACCTCAACGTCAACGCGCCGGTCGCCGACCGGGGTCCCGCGGAGATGGCGATCACCGAGCCGTCACGCGTCTACCAGATGGGGGCCGAGCGAAACGGCGAGACCGTGACCCTCCACGACCGGATCTGGGAGCGGATGGCCGAGGGCGACATCCCCGATCCGGAAGGGACCGACCGCCGGGCCGTCGTCGACGGCAAAGTCAGCGTCTCGCCGCTGACGGCCCCGCACACGACCGAGCACCACGAGGCACTGGACGGACTCGCCGAGACCTACGACCGCTCGTGA
- a CDS encoding DUF5796 family protein, giving the protein MSARNDVAPETLSVELTEDGVVVEYTDGREVFYHGVPERVEDSVVAAPAKEVHVLVTDPNETEGVLLYVNDLNTHDDILEETGVGRIMLDTGEQEEVFPGVTITDTSMRVEVEADPETARGRVFVFVEDEMGERSYEIVSSE; this is encoded by the coding sequence ATGAGCGCCCGCAACGACGTAGCCCCCGAGACGCTGTCGGTCGAACTCACGGAAGACGGCGTCGTGGTCGAGTACACCGACGGCCGAGAGGTGTTCTACCACGGCGTCCCCGAGCGAGTCGAAGACAGCGTCGTGGCAGCACCGGCCAAAGAGGTCCACGTCCTCGTGACCGATCCCAACGAGACCGAGGGCGTGTTGCTGTACGTCAACGATCTCAACACCCACGACGACATCCTCGAAGAGACCGGCGTGGGCCGGATCATGCTCGACACGGGCGAGCAAGAAGAGGTGTTCCCCGGCGTGACGATCACGGACACGTCGATGCGCGTCGAAGTCGAGGCCGATCCCGAAACCGCCCGTGGGCGCGTCTTCGTGTTCGTCGAAGACGAGATGGGCGAGCGGAGCTACGAGATCGTCAGCAGCGAGTGA
- a CDS encoding HFX_2341 family transcriptional regulator domain-containing protein, whose amino-acid sequence MHGSDSLRSVEEVHIAPLGYEYDRIGDPVVEYGVDTLHLLTDSELETTGYHERLERELTDHGVALAYHETDLDDVYDVLGRITTLIDEHQGDIVRVNVSSGPKLATVGAALACMATDASGYHVRTAEHLHPVAETPQTGETIMAEQLPSYPLETPTTDQVRILNYVDEHDTAAHTPNKSELIDFAEREGLAFISDSDPANDKAKFALLNNRIVEPLLEDGYVAVESVGRTKRISLTETGGNALRAFRHKLPAESDGE is encoded by the coding sequence ATGCACGGCTCGGATTCGCTTCGTTCTGTCGAGGAGGTACACATCGCACCGCTTGGCTACGAGTACGACCGCATCGGTGACCCGGTCGTCGAGTACGGGGTCGACACGCTCCACCTGTTGACCGACAGCGAGCTGGAGACGACCGGGTACCACGAGCGCCTGGAGCGGGAACTCACCGACCACGGCGTCGCGCTGGCGTACCACGAGACCGATCTCGACGACGTGTACGACGTACTGGGCCGGATCACGACCCTCATCGACGAGCACCAGGGAGACATCGTCCGGGTGAACGTCTCCAGCGGTCCGAAGCTCGCGACCGTCGGCGCTGCACTGGCGTGCATGGCGACGGACGCGAGCGGCTACCACGTTCGAACGGCCGAGCACCTCCACCCGGTGGCCGAGACGCCACAGACCGGCGAGACGATCATGGCCGAGCAGCTCCCGTCGTATCCCCTGGAGACGCCGACGACGGACCAGGTTCGAATACTGAACTACGTCGACGAGCACGATACCGCCGCACACACGCCGAACAAGAGCGAGCTCATCGACTTCGCCGAGCGGGAGGGGCTGGCGTTCATCAGCGACTCGGACCCGGCCAACGACAAAGCGAAGTTCGCACTGCTGAACAACCGCATCGTCGAGCCGCTCCTCGAAGACGGCTACGTCGCCGTCGAGTCGGTCGGACGGACCAAACGGATCTCGCTGACGGAGACGGGGGGGAACGCGTTACGGGCGTTCCGGCACAAGCTGCCCGCCGAGTCCGACGGCGAGTGA
- a CDS encoding winged helix-turn-helix domain-containing protein produces MSNFPATDCPLSGRHSEETDDATRPTVPDGQDLLELVGDPYTFDILDAIADEPMEAQEIAETTDVSQPTVYRRLRRLYRAGIVDTEVSVDGSSNHPTQFGLAVTRVTLAVEDDGIGVDVESTEERTAE; encoded by the coding sequence ATGAGTAACTTTCCCGCTACCGATTGCCCGCTGTCTGGCCGACACTCCGAGGAGACGGACGATGCAACTCGCCCGACGGTTCCCGACGGGCAGGACCTGCTCGAACTGGTCGGCGATCCGTACACGTTCGACATACTGGACGCGATCGCCGACGAACCGATGGAGGCCCAGGAGATCGCCGAGACCACCGACGTGTCACAGCCGACGGTGTATCGTCGACTGCGACGGCTCTACCGGGCTGGCATCGTCGATACGGAAGTGAGCGTCGACGGGTCGAGCAACCACCCCACGCAGTTCGGGCTGGCCGTCACGCGCGTCACACTGGCGGTCGAAGACGACGGTATCGGTGTCGACGTCGAGTCTACCGAGGAACGGACAGCAGAGTGA
- a CDS encoding aldehyde dehydrogenase family protein has protein sequence MTRDSEVPGRHYIDGEWTDGDSTTIFESREPATGEVLAEFQRGTSDDVASAVAAAEAAADEWQSLSYIDRAEHLWEIFHELRDRTDELGEVVSRECGKELSEGRADVVEAYHMVEWAAGNARHPHGDVVPSEVASKDAYMRRKPRGVVGCITPWNFPVAIPFWHMAVALVEGNTVVWKPAEQTPWCAQIVAEMFDDAGIPDGVFNLVQGYGDAGNAVVEDDRVDTVLFTGSAAVGHEVAGKIGGRPGRSACCEMGGKNAVVVTDTADLDIAVHSAVMSSFKTAGQRCVSAERLIVHEDVYDEFKRRFVDLAEDVTVGDPLDESTFMGPVVDQEQVEKFAEYNELARQEGATVLVDREELSPDAIPDGREEGNWVGPFVYEMEYDPELRCLTEEVFGPHVALLEYSGGVERAVEMVNATPYGLAGAIVAEDYRQINYFRDNADLGLAYGNLPCIGAEVHLPFGGVKKSGSGSPHAREVIEAVTERTAWTINNSKEIEMAQGLSADIRTEE, from the coding sequence ATGACTCGAGACAGCGAGGTCCCCGGCCGCCACTACATCGACGGTGAGTGGACAGACGGCGACAGTACGACGATCTTCGAGAGTCGCGAGCCCGCGACCGGCGAGGTGCTGGCCGAGTTCCAGCGCGGAACGAGCGACGACGTAGCCAGCGCCGTCGCCGCCGCCGAGGCCGCCGCCGACGAGTGGCAGTCCCTCTCCTACATCGATCGCGCGGAACACCTCTGGGAGATCTTCCACGAGCTTCGAGACCGCACCGACGAACTCGGCGAAGTCGTCAGCAGGGAGTGCGGGAAAGAACTCTCCGAGGGCCGAGCCGACGTGGTCGAGGCCTACCACATGGTCGAGTGGGCCGCGGGCAACGCCCGCCACCCCCACGGCGACGTCGTTCCCAGCGAGGTCGCGAGCAAGGACGCCTACATGCGGCGCAAGCCCCGCGGCGTCGTCGGCTGCATCACGCCCTGGAACTTCCCCGTCGCCATCCCGTTCTGGCACATGGCGGTCGCGCTCGTCGAGGGCAACACCGTCGTCTGGAAACCCGCCGAACAGACACCGTGGTGTGCCCAGATCGTCGCGGAGATGTTCGACGACGCGGGGATCCCCGACGGCGTGTTCAACCTCGTTCAGGGGTACGGCGACGCCGGCAACGCCGTCGTCGAGGACGACCGCGTCGACACCGTCCTCTTTACGGGCTCTGCGGCGGTCGGCCACGAGGTAGCCGGCAAGATCGGCGGCCGGCCGGGCCGGAGCGCGTGTTGCGAGATGGGCGGCAAGAACGCGGTCGTCGTCACCGACACCGCCGACCTGGATATCGCGGTCCACTCGGCGGTGATGTCCTCGTTCAAGACGGCCGGCCAGCGCTGTGTCTCCGCGGAGCGCCTGATCGTCCACGAAGACGTGTACGACGAGTTCAAGCGCCGCTTCGTCGACCTCGCGGAAGACGTGACGGTCGGAGATCCCCTCGACGAGTCGACGTTCATGGGCCCGGTCGTCGACCAAGAGCAAGTCGAGAAGTTCGCGGAGTACAACGAACTGGCCCGACAGGAGGGTGCGACAGTGCTCGTCGACCGGGAGGAGCTGTCGCCCGACGCGATCCCCGACGGCCGCGAGGAGGGCAACTGGGTCGGACCCTTCGTCTACGAGATGGAGTACGATCCCGAACTGCGCTGTCTCACCGAAGAGGTGTTCGGCCCCCACGTCGCCCTGCTGGAGTACTCCGGCGGGGTCGAACGCGCAGTCGAGATGGTCAACGCGACGCCGTACGGCCTCGCCGGTGCGATCGTCGCCGAGGACTACCGCCAGATCAACTACTTCCGAGACAACGCCGACCTCGGACTGGCCTACGGGAACCTCCCGTGTATCGGCGCGGAGGTTCACCTCCCCTTCGGCGGCGTCAAGAAGTCCGGCAGCGGCTCGCCACACGCCCGCGAGGTGATCGAGGCGGTCACCGAACGAACGGCCTGGACGATCAACAACTCGAAGGAGATCGAGATGGCACAGGGGTTGTCGGCTGATATACGGACCGAGGAGTGA
- a CDS encoding arsinothricin resistance N-acetyltransferase ArsN1 family B, with translation MSTIRRARPDDATACADIYAPYVRDSAVSFEETPPASGEMRDRLRATLETYPWLVCEREDRVVGFAYASDHRDRTAYQWSVELSIYVDGDHRRAGIATALYESLFAVLGEQGFYNGYAGVTLPNRASVEFHREMGFEPVGTYENVGYTAGEWQDVQWWRTQLRHPEDDPEPPVPFSEFPTAQFEAAVTAGVDSLDT, from the coding sequence ATGAGCACCATCCGACGCGCTCGCCCCGACGACGCGACCGCGTGTGCGGACATCTACGCACCGTACGTCCGCGACTCGGCGGTCTCCTTCGAGGAGACGCCACCCGCCAGCGGGGAGATGAGAGACCGTCTCCGTGCGACCCTCGAAACGTACCCGTGGCTGGTGTGTGAACGCGAGGATCGAGTGGTCGGCTTCGCGTACGCCAGCGACCACCGGGACCGAACGGCCTACCAGTGGAGCGTCGAGCTCTCGATCTACGTCGACGGCGATCACCGCCGCGCCGGGATCGCGACCGCCCTCTACGAGTCGCTGTTCGCCGTGCTGGGCGAGCAGGGGTTCTACAACGGGTACGCCGGTGTGACACTACCGAACCGGGCGAGCGTCGAGTTCCACCGGGAGATGGGGTTCGAGCCCGTCGGAACGTACGAGAACGTCGGATACACTGCCGGGGAGTGGCAGGACGTGCAGTGGTGGCGCACACAGCTGCGCCACCCCGAGGACGACCCGGAGCCGCCAGTACCGTTCTCGGAGTTCCCGACCGCACAGTTCGAGGCAGCCGTCACCGCGGGCGTCGACTCGCTCGACACCTGA
- a CDS encoding DMT family transporter → MSTRRETFLFVLLAMLWGTSFVAIKAGLEDLPPVLFAAVRYDLAGVLMLAYAAATTDDWLPRSRADWIAVAISATLVIALYNAFLFVGERDVTSAVAAILIATNPILATAFSRALLPDERLSTVGTVGLLLGFVGVGLVTRPDVTGGLSAELVASGFVLLAALSIALGSVLLQRVDSGLGTEGLVAWSNGVGAVLLHAISGALPNESLGGLTLTAESVVAIVYLAVFASVIGYFVYFRLLGRLGAIQINLVSYATPVFAAVTGWLLLEETIDATTVTGFLVVLVGFLLLKRDAIREELTALR, encoded by the coding sequence ATGAGCACACGCCGAGAGACGTTTCTGTTCGTCCTGCTGGCGATGCTCTGGGGGACCTCCTTCGTCGCGATCAAGGCGGGGCTCGAAGACCTGCCGCCGGTGTTGTTCGCGGCGGTTCGCTACGATCTCGCGGGCGTCCTCATGCTCGCCTACGCGGCCGCCACGACCGACGACTGGCTGCCACGCTCCCGAGCGGACTGGATCGCCGTCGCGATCAGCGCCACGCTCGTGATCGCACTATATAACGCCTTCCTGTTCGTCGGCGAGCGGGACGTGACCAGCGCAGTCGCGGCAATTCTGATCGCGACGAATCCGATCCTCGCGACGGCATTCTCGCGGGCGCTACTCCCGGACGAGCGCCTGTCGACTGTCGGAACTGTGGGACTGCTACTGGGCTTTGTCGGCGTCGGACTGGTCACGCGTCCGGACGTGACCGGCGGCCTCAGCGCCGAACTCGTCGCGTCCGGATTCGTCCTGCTGGCCGCGCTGTCGATCGCTCTCGGGAGCGTCCTGCTCCAGCGGGTCGACAGCGGGCTCGGGACGGAGGGACTCGTCGCCTGGTCGAACGGCGTCGGTGCCGTCCTCCTACACGCTATCAGCGGCGCGCTCCCGAACGAGTCCCTGGGGGGACTGACCCTGACGGCGGAGTCGGTCGTCGCGATCGTCTACCTCGCCGTGTTCGCCAGCGTGATCGGCTACTTCGTCTACTTTCGCCTGCTCGGACGGCTCGGTGCGATCCAGATCAACCTCGTCTCGTACGCGACGCCGGTGTTTGCCGCGGTCACGGGCTGGCTCCTGCTCGAAGAGACGATCGACGCCACGACCGTGACCGGCTTCCTCGTCGTCCTCGTCGGCTTCCTGCTCCTGAAGCGGGACGCGATCCGCGAGGAACTGACCGCGCTTCGATGA
- a CDS encoding chorismate mutase, whose amino-acid sequence MSTNPEDMSLDELRTEIQTIDREIVEKIAQRTYVADTIAEVKDEKGLPTTDEDQEQSVMDRAGENAERFDVDANLVKAIFRLLIELNKVEQRESR is encoded by the coding sequence ATGAGCACGAATCCAGAGGACATGAGTCTCGACGAACTGCGCACAGAGATCCAGACGATCGACCGCGAGATCGTCGAGAAGATCGCACAGCGGACCTACGTCGCCGACACGATCGCCGAGGTCAAAGACGAGAAGGGCCTGCCCACGACGGACGAAGACCAGGAACAGTCCGTGATGGACCGGGCCGGCGAGAACGCCGAGCGGTTCGACGTGGACGCCAACCTCGTGAAAGCGATCTTCCGGTTGCTGATCGAACTGAACAAAGTGGAGCAGCGGGAGAGTCGGTAG